The Mesorhizobium shangrilense genomic sequence CCAGGGGCACATTGACCATGTTTGCGCCGATATGGCTGATCGCCGTCACCGCGCCGGCAGTCTCGATCCTGGCCGGCACGATATTCATGGCTGGCGAGCCGATGAACTGGGCGACGAACAGATTGCCGGGTCTCTTGTAGAGATCCATTGGCGTGCCGACCTGTTCGACATAGCCGTCCTTCAACACCACGATGCGGTCGGCGAGCGTCATCGCCTCGACCTGGTCGTGGGTGACATAGATCATCGTCGTGTTCGGCATCGATTCCTTGAGCTTGGCGATCTCGATGCGGGTGGCGACGCGAAGCGCCGCGTCGAGGTTGGACAGCGGTTCGTCGAACAGGAACACTTTTGGATTGCGCACGATGGCGCGGCCGATGGCGACGCGCTGGCGCTGGCCGCCCGACATCGCCTTGGGCAGGCGGTCGAGATATTTGGTCAGCTGCAGGATTTCCGCCGCCTGTTTTACCCTTTGGTCGATCTCGGCCTTCCCGACCTTGGCGATCCGCATGCCGAAGGCCATGTTCTCGTAGACCGTCATATGCGGATAGAGCGCGTAGGACTGGAACACCATGGCGATGCCGCGCTTCGATGGCGGTACGTCATTGATCACCTCGCCATCGATGCTGAGCTCCCCGGAGGTGATTTCCTCAAGCCCGGCGATCGACCGCAGCAAGGTCGACTTGCCGCAACCTGACGGCCCGACGAAGACGATGAACTCGCCTGACTTTATGTCGAGATCGATGCCATGGAGGATATCGACGCTGCCGTAGGACTTCCTGATTTGCCTGAGGGTCAGATCGGCCATTGTGCTCTCCTCGATTGCATGACGCTGGGCAAGATGCTCGCCTATTGCTTGCGGCGGCCCGGTTTCAGCCCGGCCAGCAGATTGGTGATCCTGTCCGCCTTGCGGTTGTTGATCTCGGCTTCGTTCTTGCGGCGCACCGCGCCGCGGACGAGCTTGGCGCCGAGGTAGCGGAACGGCTCTGGCGGCAATGACATGCGCCGCTCGATGCCGACCAGGCCGCTGGCGCTCCAGCGATCCTTGCGCTCCAGGACAAGGCTGGCCAGGATGCGCCCGGCAATCGGCGTCTGCGCGATGCCGGTCCCGTTGAACCCCATGCCGTAGAAGATGTTGGGATGATCGCGCAGATGATCGAAGACGGGAACGTGTTCGGGCACGCAGTCGATCGGGCCAGACCAGTCATATTCGACAGCGACGCCGCGCAGCGCTGGATAAACCCGGTGCAGTTCCCGCACATTGTCCCGGTCATGCTCCGGACTGCGGTTGAAGCTGGCGCCGAAATTCCCGCTGAAGGCCACATTGCCGCTGCCGCGGCCGAAGACCACCCTGCCCCCGATGGTGCGCTGGTAATAGAGGACCTGGGCCTGCGAATCGCAGATCGAAGCGCCGTCACGCCAGCCGATGCTGTCGAGCAGTTCGGGCACGGCGGCCGTGGCGATCACCTCGCTGGCAACGACATAGAGATGGCGGCGCAGTTCCGGCAGCGCCGACAGCCAGGCATTCGCGGCAAGCACGACCTTTTCGGCCTGCACCATGCCCCGCGCCGTGCGCACCTTGCATGTCCTGCCAGTTTCGATGTCGAGGACCGGGCTGCGCTCATGGATGATGATGCCGCGCGCCAGGGCCAGGTCGCGCAATCCGATCGCCAGCTTGGCCGGGTGAACCGTGCCGGCATTGGTCTCGACGACGCCAGCATAGGACGCGGATGAACCGGTGCGGCGTTCGATCTCATCGGCCGTCAGCCGCCTGAAACGGTTCTCTCCCACCGCCGCCGCCATGGCAACGGCGTGCTCCCATGCACCTTCCTGGGCAATCGAGCTCGCGGTCCACAGCCAACCGTCCAGCCGCAGATCCATATCGATCGTGCCGTCCCGTTGCAGCGCCTTCAGCTCCGCTATCGAAGCCACCGTATCCGCGCACAATTGCCGCGCCTCCTCGAGGCCGACGACAGTGCTGATCTGGTCGATCTCGGCGAACCACGAATGGACCTGGCCGCCATTACGGCCAGACGCTCCGGAACCGCAAAGATCGGCCTCGAGCACGATAACCCGCGTTTCGGGAGCAAGCTCACGAATGCGCAGCGCCGTCCACAGACCGGTATAGCCGCCGCCGACGATCACTACGTCAGCGCGATGATTTCCCTGCAATGGCTCGGTCGCGGTGCCGGCGCCGATATCCTGCAGCCAGAACGACCGATCGGAGGGAGGCGCTACGGCCGGCTGTCGCAAACGAAGTGTCGTCACGGTCAGGCCTCCTGGGCATCGGTGATGAAGCCGGCGTATTTGGTAGGCAGCCATTCCGGGATGGGACGCGGTTTCTGCGGAAACCCGCCGAGATGCGTGCAGGTCTGAGCCGCCGCGATCGAAGCCTTGTGCAACGCCTCCGATGCGCGAAGGCCATCGAAATGGAAGCTGGTCAGGAACGTGGCGATGAAGCTGTCGCCGGCGCCACACGTGTCCACGACATCGACAAGCGTCGCCGGCGCGTGCACGACATCCGTGCCATCGTCGAAATAGGAACCGCGCCGACCGCAGGTCAAGACCACCTGCCGCGCTCCGGCCGCCCTGAGCGCGCAGAGCAAAGGCTCAACCGGCTGATCGACGTCGTCGGGACCGGAGGCAAACAGCATGGGCACGCCGTCGAGCGGCAGCGCCAGATGCTTGGTCGACACGTCGATGCTGAACGGCACGTGATCCGCGACCAGCCTGCGGACGAGATCCTCGTTGGCGTTGGTGCCGAGATGCACCCAATCGGCACCGGCGATGACCGCATAGTGCTCCGGTGCCGGCATGTAGTTCTCGCCGACCCCGAAGGATTCGTGCAGGAACTTCCGGTCCCCTGATTCATCACGGAGCAAGGTGACGGCGGTGTCGCCGGACAGACGTTCGACATCTTTCGGCGAAAGGCCGACGCCTGCCAGTTCTGCGAGCACCACATCACCCTCGGGATCTTCGCCGACGGCGCCGAAGTAACGGGCCGCCCAACCGTTACGCCGCCATTGCGCGGCGACGTTAAGGGCGTTTCCCCCGACCGTGAGCAGGCCGTTGCTCAGATAGGCGTCGAGGCAATTATCCCCGACAGCGACAAGTTTTGGCTGCGGCATGAAGGTTCCTTTCGGGGGATTGCTACTTGCCGATGCCTTCGGACAGGCCACGAATGAAGTAGCGCTGCGCGGCAAAGAACACGATGACGATGGGCAGGGCAGAGATCGTCATGGCGGCGAAGACAACGGCATAGTTGGTGCCGTGCGTTGCCATGATCGAGGTGAGGCCGACCGGCAGTGTCTGCACGTCGCTGCCGCTCGTGAAGACCATGGCGAACAGATATTCGTTCCAGGCGAACAGGACATGCAGGATGACGCAGGAGATGATGATCGGCCGGCACAGTGGCAGGGTGATGCGCCAGAAGATCTGGCCTTCGCTGGCGCCGTCCATCGTCGCCGCCTCATCGATATCTCCAGGCAGGTCCAGCATGTAGGCGCGGATCAGGAAGGTGGTGAACGGCACCCGGAACGCCGTGTAGAGAATGATCAGCGCCCAATAGGTGTTATAGAGGCCGAGCGCCTGCAGCATCTTGACCAGCGGAATGATCGCCACGGTGGGGCTCAGCATCAATCCGCCCAGCACGATGGCGACGACCAGCGGTTTTGCCGGCATCCTGGTCCGGGTCAGGCCGAAGGCCGTCCAGGCGCTGATCAGCACCGTGCATATGGCGGAAGCAACGGTCACCAGGACGGAGACGGTGACATAGCCGCGCACGCCCTGGTTCCACGCCTGCACATAATTGTTCCACGACCAATGGGCAGGCAGGGCGAAGGGATCGCCGAAGATCTGCGCATTGTCCTTGAAACCGCTGAGCGCCATCCAGATCAACGGATAGATGACGACGACGCCGAGGCAGACGAGGAACGAATAGAGGAATGTCCTGGCGATGACGGACCACACATTCACATGCCGGTTTCGGCCGACTGCAGCCGTCATGCTCATAGCTGCACCCGGCGACGCTTCGTGTACCAGAGCTGTGCCGCGCCGGTGAGCATGGTCAGGACGAAGATGACGGCGGCAATCGCCGCGCCATAGCCGAAATTGTCCTCGATGAAGGCCTTCTGGTAGAGCCATGTGCCGAGCACCTGGCTGCTGTTGTTAGGCCCGCCCGCGGTCATCACCATGACCTCGTTGAACACCTGGAACGCGCCAGTGATGGTGACGATAATCATCAACCCAGTCATTTCGCGGGTCAGAGGAAAGGTGATGCTCCACAGCCGGCGAAGCGCGCCGGCCCCGTCCATCGTGGCGGCGTCGTAGAGGTCGCGCGGAATCTTCTGGATGGCGATGGCAAACAGCAGCGTCGAGTAGCCAAAACCCTGCCACTGGCTCATGGCGATGATGGC encodes the following:
- a CDS encoding ABC transporter ATP-binding protein, with translation MADLTLRQIRKSYGSVDILHGIDLDIKSGEFIVFVGPSGCGKSTLLRSIAGLEEITSGELSIDGEVINDVPPSKRGIAMVFQSYALYPHMTVYENMAFGMRIAKVGKAEIDQRVKQAAEILQLTKYLDRLPKAMSGGQRQRVAIGRAIVRNPKVFLFDEPLSNLDAALRVATRIEIAKLKESMPNTTMIYVTHDQVEAMTLADRIVVLKDGYVEQVGTPMDLYKRPGNLFVAQFIGSPAMNIVPARIETAGAVTAISHIGANMVNVPLATPASAKGTEVSFGVRPEDLFIVTGADFLFEGKVDYVEQLGEVQLVYIDIGRADLPLVTKLPGNVEISRGATVRLGANPGDLHLFDAGGRSLQA
- a CDS encoding NAD(P)/FAD-dependent oxidoreductase; translated protein: MTTLRLRQPAVAPPSDRSFWLQDIGAGTATEPLQGNHRADVVIVGGGYTGLWTALRIRELAPETRVIVLEADLCGSGASGRNGGQVHSWFAEIDQISTVVGLEEARQLCADTVASIAELKALQRDGTIDMDLRLDGWLWTASSIAQEGAWEHAVAMAAAVGENRFRRLTADEIERRTGSSASYAGVVETNAGTVHPAKLAIGLRDLALARGIIIHERSPVLDIETGRTCKVRTARGMVQAEKVVLAANAWLSALPELRRHLYVVASEVIATAAVPELLDSIGWRDGASICDSQAQVLYYQRTIGGRVVFGRGSGNVAFSGNFGASFNRSPEHDRDNVRELHRVYPALRGVAVEYDWSGPIDCVPEHVPVFDHLRDHPNIFYGMGFNGTGIAQTPIAGRILASLVLERKDRWSASGLVGIERRMSLPPEPFRYLGAKLVRGAVRRKNEAEINNRKADRITNLLAGLKPGRRKQ
- a CDS encoding PfkB family carbohydrate kinase — protein: MPQPKLVAVGDNCLDAYLSNGLLTVGGNALNVAAQWRRNGWAARYFGAVGEDPEGDVVLAELAGVGLSPKDVERLSGDTAVTLLRDESGDRKFLHESFGVGENYMPAPEHYAVIAGADWVHLGTNANEDLVRRLVADHVPFSIDVSTKHLALPLDGVPMLFASGPDDVDQPVEPLLCALRAAGARQVVLTCGRRGSYFDDGTDVVHAPATLVDVVDTCGAGDSFIATFLTSFHFDGLRASEALHKASIAAAQTCTHLGGFPQKPRPIPEWLPTKYAGFITDAQEA
- a CDS encoding carbohydrate ABC transporter permease — translated: MTAAVGRNRHVNVWSVIARTFLYSFLVCLGVVVIYPLIWMALSGFKDNAQIFGDPFALPAHWSWNNYVQAWNQGVRGYVTVSVLVTVASAICTVLISAWTAFGLTRTRMPAKPLVVAIVLGGLMLSPTVAIIPLVKMLQALGLYNTYWALIILYTAFRVPFTTFLIRAYMLDLPGDIDEAATMDGASEGQIFWRITLPLCRPIIISCVILHVLFAWNEYLFAMVFTSGSDVQTLPVGLTSIMATHGTNYAVVFAAMTISALPIVIVFFAAQRYFIRGLSEGIGK